One window from the genome of Cryptomeria japonica chromosome 6, Sugi_1.0, whole genome shotgun sequence encodes:
- the LOC131030249 gene encoding peroxidase 43 codes for MENKSLIKACQLFIIMMGLGLNLCGAIQVGFYSNRCLNAESVVKSTVEEHVRADSTMAASLLRLHYHDCFVQGCDGSVLISGPNAERNSGGHSGLRGFDVIDSAKARLERICPGVVSCADIVALAARDAVALSNGPQYEVPTGRRDGLVSSASDASNMPDPTDSVQVLQRKFFSKGLSTKDLVVLNAAHTIGTTACFFLEDRLYNFDPNGNADPSINPEFLTELQQTCPKDGDVNVRVSLDSGSELQFDTQFLENVREGKGVLQSDSNLYQDFSTRQYIDAYFGLLGGILGPSFASDFAESMIKMGQVGVKSGSNGKIRRVCSVL; via the exons ATGGAAAACAAATCCTTGATAAAAGCATGTCAGCTTTTTATTATTATGATGGGATTGGGCTTGAATTTATGTGGGGCGATTCAGGTGGGATTTTACTCCAATAGGTGTCTCAATGCCGAGTCCGTGGTGAAATCAACTGTGGAAGAGCACGTCCGGGCCGATTCAACAATGGCCGCTTCACTTCTGCGCCTTCACTACCATGACTGCTTTGTTCAG GGGTGTGACGGGTCTGTACTCATTTCGGGTCCGAACGCCGAGCGAAATTCGGGGGGTCACTCAGGGTTGCGCGGGTTCGATGTGATAGACAGCGCAAAGGCCCGCCTCGAACGGATTTGTCCCGGAGTCGTTTCCTGCGCCGATATCGTCGCCCTCGCTGCCCGAGACGCCGTGGCACTG AGTAATGGACCACAATACGAAGTGCCGACAGGTCGCAGAGACGGGCTTGTCTCGTCCGCCAGTGACGCATCCAACATGCCGGACCCGACGGACTCGGTTCAGGTTCTCCAGCGCAAATTTTTCTCCAAAGGCCTCTCTACCAAAGACCTCGTTGTTCTCAATG CGGCACATACGATTGGAACGACTGCGTGCTTCTTCTTGGAGGACCGGCTGTACAACTTTGATCCCAACGGGAACGCGGACCCTTCAATCAATCCGGAGTTTCTTACTGAGCTGCAACAGACTTGCCCAAAGGATGGGGATGTGAATGTGCGGGTGTCTCTGGATAGCGGATCCGAGCTTCAATTTGACACACAGTTTTTAGAGAATGTGAGAGAGGGGAAGGGCGTTCTACAGTCTGATTCTAACCTCTATCAGGATTTCTCTACACGGCAATATATTGATGCCTACTTTGGCTTGTTAGGGGGAATTCTTGGACCCTCCTTCGCGTCCGACTTTGCAGAGTCAATGATAAAAATGGGGCAGGTTGGTGTTAAAAGCGGATCGAATGGAAAAATCCGTCGGGTCTGCTCTGTCTTGTAA